The Aminipila terrae nucleotide sequence ACCTTCTTTTAAAAACATATCCACCGTTGTCTGAGCCCCCAATACCCACAACACATCACCTTCAATAATCTGTGTCTTTTTATTGGGACCTATCATGGAAAGGGCGCCTCTGTCTATACCAATAACAAAACCATAGTACTTTTCCTTTATATTGGACATCTGAATAGTTTTATTACAGAATTCGCACTGATTTGTAACATTTACTGCCATACAAAGCAAATGGTTTTCAATATCTGTAGAAGTAAATATCTGCCTGTAGGTATAATCTCTCAGAGTAAACTTTTCCTCTCTTTTGGAAATAACAGCCGTGTTCTGAAGGGTTAGTTCGTAGGATTCAAGGTTATTTTTTTTACCCATAACCACAATAATATCACCTTCCCTTACACCTGCTGATATATCCGGGATATTTATATGATTTTCTTTCCTGATAATTTTTATAATCTGTACTCCCAGTTTGCGTCTGGCATAAATATTTTTTTCTGGTTCATCTACCAGTATTTTTTTAATCTCATATTCATCAATTAATAAGGTCTCGTCAAGCCACCTGTAGCCTTTGACCATACCTTTTTCTTTCTTCTTTTTTTCCAGAATCCGTTCATTAAAGTTAGCAATAAATCTTGTTTCAACTTTTATAGAATGGCTGATCATAAAATCTGATTTGATACTGAAAAATACAATGATAAAAGCTATGATCCATAAAATCCATACTGGTACGTTAGTCATTGTATTAATAGTCAGCATAACAAAGAAAATAGAAACAAGCACCCGAAAACTTCTAAACACTAATAAAGGCAATCTGTTGGTTTTATTTTTAAGCCAGAGTTTTGTATATACAATATTCCTTTTATAGGACATTAAATTGATTACTGGCGACATAAGCATTACAGTTGCTGCCCCTGCAATCCATTTTGCCTGCTTACCTGCCATTCCATAATTACATAATGCGGGTACGATAACCTGGGTTCCCACAATGTATATACAGATTAAAATGATTGTTGTAATAGCAGTCCTGGGAATATATTTGCCCAGATATTCCTTCCAGTCAAGGTCCTTTTCATTTTCATTTTGTTTTTCAGACGTATACTGCTTAATGGTTTTTAATGTTCGTTTAGGTAATGCTCTGCTTAATAAAGCATAGACAGAATCAGATTTTTTAATAAATAATGGAGTTGTGAATGTAGTGATTACCGATACGGATACGACTATCGGATATAAGAAGTGACTTGTAACACCCAGAGTTGTTCCTAGAGATGCTATAATAAATGAAAATTCGCCAATCTGTACCATGCTCATACCTGCACCTACTGCAGTACGCAAGGACTGGCCGGATAATAATACCCCCATAAAAGAAAATATCATCTGCCCGAAAATTGTAACAAAAGTCAGAATAAAAATAGGTCCTGCATATGTTACAATCAGATCTGGATTTACCAACATTCCCACGGACACAAAGAAGACTGCTCCAAAGAAATCCTTAATGGGTTTCACCAGATCTTCAATTTTTTCAGCTTTAACTGTTCCTGCAAGGATGGAACCTGCTAAAAAAGCCCCCAGTGCAGAAGAAAATCCCATATAATTGGCGATTACCACCATAGCCAGACACAGTCCCAGAGAAACAATGAGTAAAGTTTCATCATTTAAATATTTATTCGCTTTTTTTAAGGCGGAAGGGATCAGATATATACCTAATAAAAGCCAGATAATTAAATACAGCAGCATTTTACCTATTTGACTGCCTAATTCAAAGCCTGATATATCTTTGCTGACCGATATGGTGGAAAGTACAATCATCATAAAGATAGCTACCACGTCCTCAATAATCAGCGTTCCCAGTACTAGTTGTGCATATTTTTTATGCTTCAGCTTCAATTCTTCATAAGCCTTTAATATGATCATAGTAGATGACATGGATATCATGCCGCCTAAAAATATGCTGTCCATTCTGCCCCACCCCAGGAGCATTCCTGTGCCATATCCAATAAACACCATAGCGGTTATTACCGTTGCGGCTGTTACAATAGCGCTGCCACCTAT carries:
- a CDS encoding cation:proton antiporter, translating into MVHLDFLIRDLALILVVASITTIIFKKIKQPLVLGYILAGFLTSANFSILPSIVDAENINLWAELGVIFIMFALGLEFSFHKIANIGGSAIVTAATVITAMVFIGYGTGMLLGWGRMDSIFLGGMISMSSTMIILKAYEELKLKHKKYAQLVLGTLIIEDVVAIFMMIVLSTISVSKDISGFELGSQIGKMLLYLIIWLLLGIYLIPSALKKANKYLNDETLLIVSLGLCLAMVVIANYMGFSSALGAFLAGSILAGTVKAEKIEDLVKPIKDFFGAVFFVSVGMLVNPDLIVTYAGPIFILTFVTIFGQMIFSFMGVLLSGQSLRTAVGAGMSMVQIGEFSFIIASLGTTLGVTSHFLYPIVVSVSVITTFTTPLFIKKSDSVYALLSRALPKRTLKTIKQYTSEKQNENEKDLDWKEYLGKYIPRTAITTIILICIYIVGTQVIVPALCNYGMAGKQAKWIAGAATVMLMSPVINLMSYKRNIVYTKLWLKNKTNRLPLLVFRSFRVLVSIFFVMLTINTMTNVPVWILWIIAFIIVFFSIKSDFMISHSIKVETRFIANFNERILEKKKKEKGMVKGYRWLDETLLIDEYEIKKILVDEPEKNIYARRKLGVQIIKIIRKENHINIPDISAGVREGDIIVVMGKKNNLESYELTLQNTAVISKREEKFTLRDYTYRQIFTSTDIENHLLCMAVNVTNQCEFCNKTIQMSNIKEKYYGFVIGIDRGALSMIGPNKKTQIIEGDVLWVLGAQTTVDMFLKEGILN